Proteins encoded in a region of the Tumebacillus sp. BK434 genome:
- a CDS encoding spore germination protein produces the protein MMKLFRQLLKKAHRKPSYDDSAPQSNNLPQGKLGSYAENVKQIREIFQEAIDVKMRDLPPGMITDSEVFVVYIEPLITLDMVEAAYGSIAALTQKQPDLSADQVSGAMDIKILEHLEDATKYILFGWTVFFIKKTSSAYAVNTYQPPVRNIDRSETESVILGPQESFNESLQISLSILRRRIRTPDLKVKFVTVGKFTKSTAAIVYINSIAQQEYIDSVEERLQAVEIDGISDAGDLVQLIDDNPYSPFPQFHMTERPERISSHLLEGKVAILIDGSPFVLSGPASFIEFFQTGEDYSNRWVSASVIRTLRIVGVVISISLSALYVAVVTYHYQMIPSDMLVSLTESRARVPFPPLYETLLMEVTIELLREAGARLPTKVGQTIGIVGGIVLGQAAVSAGFASNILIISVALSTIASFITPSYIMSGALRALRFFLIMFAGFWGLYGLFIGLLLIMIHFLHLTSLGAPYLSPFAPMRISDWKDTFIRAPLPFMKFRPTNTRPRETQRQPFKQETSQRATPTEAAVDSNEGGEQP, from the coding sequence ATGATGAAACTGTTTCGCCAACTGCTCAAGAAAGCGCACCGCAAGCCTTCATACGATGATTCTGCTCCGCAATCGAACAATCTGCCCCAAGGCAAGCTCGGCTCCTACGCGGAGAACGTCAAGCAGATCAGGGAGATCTTCCAAGAGGCGATCGACGTCAAAATGCGCGACCTGCCGCCGGGGATGATCACCGATTCGGAAGTGTTTGTCGTCTATATCGAACCCCTGATCACACTGGACATGGTCGAAGCGGCCTACGGGTCCATCGCCGCTCTCACCCAAAAGCAGCCCGATCTGAGCGCCGATCAAGTCTCCGGCGCGATGGACATCAAAATCCTTGAGCATCTCGAGGATGCCACCAAATACATCTTATTCGGCTGGACCGTCTTTTTCATCAAAAAAACGAGCTCCGCATATGCGGTCAACACCTACCAGCCGCCCGTGCGCAACATCGACCGCTCGGAGACGGAAAGCGTCATCTTAGGTCCTCAGGAATCGTTTAACGAATCCCTCCAGATCTCGCTGTCGATCCTGCGCCGCCGCATCCGCACGCCCGATCTGAAAGTCAAATTCGTCACCGTCGGCAAATTCACCAAGTCGACGGCGGCGATCGTCTACATCAACAGCATCGCCCAGCAGGAATACATCGACTCGGTCGAGGAGCGCCTGCAGGCGGTCGAGATCGACGGCATCTCCGACGCGGGCGATCTCGTGCAATTGATCGATGACAATCCCTATTCGCCGTTTCCGCAGTTTCACATGACGGAGCGGCCGGAGCGGATCAGCTCGCACCTTCTGGAGGGAAAAGTGGCGATCCTCATCGACGGCTCGCCGTTCGTGCTGTCCGGGCCCGCATCATTTATCGAGTTTTTCCAAACCGGCGAAGACTACTCCAACCGCTGGGTGTCCGCCTCGGTGATCCGCACCTTGCGCATCGTCGGCGTCGTGATCTCGATCTCGCTGTCCGCCTTGTATGTCGCCGTCGTCACCTATCACTATCAGATGATTCCAAGCGACATGCTCGTATCCTTGACCGAGTCGCGGGCGCGCGTGCCGTTTCCGCCGCTCTATGAGACCTTGCTGATGGAAGTCACGATCGAACTTTTGCGCGAGGCGGGCGCGCGCCTGCCGACCAAGGTCGGGCAGACGATCGGTATCGTTGGCGGTATCGTCTTGGGCCAAGCGGCCGTTTCGGCCGGCTTTGCGTCTAACATCCTGATCATCTCGGTCGCGCTGTCGACGATCGCCTCGTTTATCACGCCATCGTACATCATGTCCGGCGCCCTGCGCGCCCTGCGCTTTTTCCTGATCATGTTCGCCGGATTCTGGGGGCTGTACGGCCTGTTTATCGGGCTGTTGCTGATCATGATCCACTTCCTGCATCTGACATCGCTTGGCGCGCCGTATCTGTCGCCGTTTGCGCCGATGCGGATCAGCGACTGGAAGGACACCTTTATCCGCGCCCCGCTGCCGTTTATGAAGTTTCGGCCGACGAACACCCGGCCGCGCGAAACGCAGCGCCAGCCGTTTAAGCAAGAAACATCACAGCGCGCCACGCCGACCGAAGCGGCAGTCGACAGCAACGAAGGGGGGGAACAGCCTTGA
- a CDS encoding DUF1385 domain-containing protein, which produces MEPQLYIGGQALLEGVLMRGGDKVAIAVRKSDHTIHVEEETRSPLTKRSRLLALPVVRGTAVLYDSLLTGYKALNRSAALSGAEDEDEELSQWEVTLSLLVSVLLAVALFLLLPLYGAKWLTGEGAGALFAAVEGGLRLGVFFLYVWLISRMSDIRRVFMYHGAEHKTINCYEAGEELTVENVRRHTLIHKRCGTSFLLFVMLISIVLFSFLSGTWLSLWEMALFRLLLLPVVAGLAYELIRYSGGTTNRFVTWLVSPGLLLQKVTTREPHDEMIEVAILSVKCVIPASDSSRGENDDRPLTSA; this is translated from the coding sequence ATGGAACCGCAATTGTACATCGGGGGTCAGGCGCTGCTCGAAGGCGTGCTGATGCGCGGCGGGGACAAAGTGGCGATCGCCGTGCGCAAGTCCGACCATACGATCCATGTGGAAGAGGAAACGCGCTCGCCTCTTACCAAGCGCTCCCGATTGCTGGCGCTGCCGGTCGTGCGCGGCACGGCGGTGCTGTACGATTCCCTGCTGACAGGATACAAAGCGTTAAATCGATCGGCCGCTCTGTCCGGAGCGGAAGACGAGGATGAAGAGCTGTCGCAGTGGGAGGTCACCTTGTCGCTTCTGGTGTCCGTCCTGCTCGCTGTTGCACTGTTTTTGCTGTTGCCGCTGTACGGGGCGAAATGGCTGACCGGCGAAGGCGCCGGCGCTCTGTTTGCCGCGGTGGAAGGCGGACTGCGCCTTGGCGTGTTTTTCCTCTATGTCTGGCTGATCTCGCGGATGAGCGACATCCGGCGCGTGTTCATGTACCACGGTGCGGAACACAAGACGATCAACTGCTATGAGGCGGGCGAGGAATTGACGGTGGAGAATGTCCGCCGGCACACGCTGATCCACAAGCGCTGCGGCACGAGCTTTCTGCTGTTTGTGATGCTGATCTCGATCGTGCTGTTTTCGTTTCTGTCCGGCACCTGGCTCAGCCTGTGGGAGATGGCGCTGTTCCGCCTCCTGCTGCTGCCGGTCGTGGCCGGGCTGGCATACGAACTGATCCGTTATTCGGGCGGCACGACGAATAGATTTGTGACCTGGCTGGTATCGCCAGGCTTGCTCTTGCAAAAAGTAACGACCCGCGAACCGCATGACGAGATGATCGAAGTGGCGATCCTCTCGGTCAAATGCGTGATTCCGGCGTCAGATTCCAGTAGAGGTGAAAACGATGATCGACCGCTTACAAGCGCTTGA
- the prfA gene encoding peptide chain release factor 1: MIDRLQALEDRYNKLSDLLCDPEIASDPKKLRDYGKEQSDLEETVNVFREYKEVVQGLADAKSMLGEKLDDEMRDLVKMEIDELSEREEDLQARMTILLLPKDPLDEKNVIVEIRGAAGGDEAALFAGDLFKMYTAYAERQGWKTETVEASYTELGGFREVVFQIIGKGAYSKLKFESGAHRVQRVPTTDSGGRIHTSTATVAVLPEAEDVEVEIHDKDLRVDTFCSSGPGGQSVNTTQSAVRITHVPTGVSVSCQDEKSQIKNKERAMKVLRARLFEIELKKQQEAAASARKSAVGTGDRSERIRTYNFPQSRVTDHRIGLTLHKLDYILAGDLDEIINTLIQVERTDALKAQNEEE, translated from the coding sequence ATGATCGACCGCTTACAAGCGCTTGAAGACCGATATAACAAACTGAGTGACCTGCTCTGCGACCCGGAGATCGCCAGCGACCCGAAGAAGCTGCGCGACTACGGCAAAGAGCAGTCCGACCTGGAAGAGACGGTCAACGTCTTCCGTGAATACAAAGAGGTCGTGCAGGGCCTGGCCGACGCGAAGAGCATGCTCGGCGAGAAGCTCGACGACGAAATGCGCGACCTCGTCAAGATGGAGATCGACGAGCTGTCCGAGCGTGAAGAAGATCTGCAGGCGCGCATGACGATCCTGCTGCTGCCGAAAGACCCGCTCGATGAGAAAAACGTTATCGTCGAGATCCGCGGCGCGGCAGGCGGCGACGAAGCGGCCCTGTTTGCCGGCGATCTGTTCAAGATGTACACCGCCTATGCGGAGCGTCAAGGCTGGAAGACCGAGACGGTGGAGGCGAGCTACACCGAACTGGGCGGCTTCCGCGAAGTCGTGTTCCAGATCATCGGCAAGGGCGCCTATTCCAAGCTGAAGTTCGAATCGGGCGCGCACCGCGTGCAGCGCGTGCCGACCACCGACTCCGGCGGCCGCATCCACACCTCGACGGCGACCGTTGCCGTCCTGCCGGAAGCGGAAGACGTGGAAGTGGAAATTCACGACAAAGACCTGCGCGTCGACACCTTCTGCTCGTCCGGCCCAGGCGGCCAGTCGGTCAACACCACCCAGTCGGCCGTCCGCATCACCCACGTGCCGACCGGCGTGTCCGTCTCCTGCCAGGATGAAAAGTCGCAGATCAAAAACAAAGAGCGCGCGATGAAAGTCCTGCGTGCCCGCCTGTTCGAGATCGAGCTGAAGAAACAGCAGGAAGCGGCCGCTTCTGCCCGCAAATCGGCAGTCGGTACCGGCGACCGCTCCGAGCGGATCCGCACCTACAACTTCCCGCAATCGCGCGTCACCGACCACCGCATCGGCCTGACGCTGCACAAGCTGGACTACATCCTCGCCGGCGACCTCGACGAGATCATCAACACTTTGATCCAAGTCGAGCGCACCGACGCGCTGAAAGCGCAAAACGAGGAAGAATAA
- the prmC gene encoding peptide chain release factor N(5)-glutamine methyltransferase: MSHGTMETIREALLRASRFFEEKGVRAPQFNAELLLQHVLRIDRTRMLVRFQEPFPQAEREAFDRLLARRGAGVPLQHLTGEQEFYGRPFYVSGDVLIPRPETELLIERVLQEQGAFDAPVIVDIGTGSGAIALTLALEWPAAQVFAVDISPAALQMARRNAERLGVADRVEFLQGDLVQPLAARGLRPQIVVSNPPYIPTADCEQLDVEVRDHEPRLALDGGADGLYPYRVICGALPKLWPDDGPAFVAYEVGIHQDRDVEAMIRAALPAGESGETGIVPDWQGIGRVIWGRRGE, from the coding sequence ATGTCTCACGGGACGATGGAAACGATTCGGGAAGCCCTGTTGCGGGCTTCCCGTTTCTTTGAAGAAAAAGGGGTGCGCGCGCCGCAGTTCAACGCGGAGCTGCTGCTGCAGCATGTGCTCCGCATCGACCGCACCAGGATGCTGGTGCGGTTTCAGGAGCCGTTTCCGCAGGCGGAGCGGGAAGCGTTCGACCGTCTGCTGGCCCGGCGCGGCGCCGGGGTGCCGCTGCAGCATCTGACCGGCGAGCAGGAGTTTTACGGACGTCCCTTTTACGTGTCGGGGGATGTGCTGATCCCGCGCCCGGAGACGGAACTGCTGATCGAGCGCGTGCTGCAGGAGCAAGGCGCGTTTGACGCGCCTGTCATTGTCGATATCGGGACGGGGAGTGGGGCGATCGCCTTGACCTTGGCGCTGGAATGGCCGGCAGCGCAAGTGTTCGCTGTGGATATCTCCCCGGCAGCGCTGCAGATGGCACGGCGCAATGCCGAGCGGCTGGGCGTGGCCGACCGGGTGGAATTTTTGCAAGGGGATCTGGTGCAGCCGCTGGCTGCACGCGGGCTGCGGCCGCAGATCGTCGTCTCCAACCCGCCATACATCCCGACGGCCGACTGTGAACAGCTCGACGTGGAAGTGCGCGATCATGAACCGCGCCTTGCGCTCGACGGCGGCGCGGACGGGCTGTATCCGTACCGCGTGATCTGCGGGGCGCTGCCAAAGCTATGGCCGGACGACGGGCCGGCTTTTGTGGCGTATGAAGTGGGGATTCATCAAGACCGCGACGTGGAAGCGATGATTCGCGCGGCGCTGCCCGCCGGGGAATCAGGTGAGACGGGCATCGTGCCGGACTGGCAAGGCATCGGGCGCGTGATCTGGGGCAGACGGGGAGAGTGA